From a single Trachemys scripta elegans isolate TJP31775 chromosome 17, CAS_Tse_1.0, whole genome shotgun sequence genomic region:
- the TBC1D13 gene encoding TBC1 domain family member 13 isoform X1: MSSLHKSRIAEFQDVLGEPEIVLQKLRELCFSGIPFDGGLRCLCWKILLNYLPVEKALWSTLLKKQRELYSQFLKEMIIQPGIAKANLGVSREDVTLEDHPLNPNPDSRWNTYFKDNEVLLQIDKDVRRLYPDMAFFQRPTDYPCLLILDPQNEFETLRKRVEQTTLKSQTVARNRSGVTNVSSPLKTSAPNSLNEYEVLPNGCEAHWEVVERILFIYAKLNPGIAYVQGMNEIVGPLYYTFATDPNSDWKEHAEADTFFCFTNLMAEIRDNFIKSLDDSQCGITYKMEKVYSTLKEKDVELYLKLQEQNIKPQFFAFRWLTLLLSQEFLLPDVIRIWDSLFADDNRFDFLLLVCCAMLTLIRDQLLEGDFTLNMRLLQDYPISDVHLILKKAKELQDSK; encoded by the exons ATGTCGAGTCTGCACAAGAGCAG GATTGCAGAATTTCAGGATGTCCTTGGGGAACCCGAGATTGTTCTGCAGAAGCTCCGTGAACTCTGCTTTAGTG GGATTCCTTTTGATGGTGGGCTGCGCTGCCTCTGCTGGAAG ATCCTCTTGAACTACCTCCCTGTGGAGAAGGCCTTATGGAGCACCTTGCTGAAGAAGCAGAG GGAGCTGTATTCCCAATTCCTGAAGGAAATGATTATTCAGCCTGGGATAGCGAAAGCCAACCTTGGTGTCTCCAGGGAGGATGTGACCTTAGAGGACCAT CCACTCAATCCGAACCCAGACAGCCGATGGAACACTTACTTCAAGGACAACGAAGTGCTGCTGCAGATAGACAAGGATGTCAG GAGGCTGTACCCTGATATGGCATTCTTCCAGCGCCCAACTGACTACCCTTGCTTGCTAATCCTGGACCCCCAGAATGAGTTTGAGACTCTCCGCAAGCGGGTGGAACAGACGACACTCAAGTCACAGACAGTGGCACGAAATCGGAGTGGAGTCACAAAT GTGAGTTCCCCTCTTAAAACATCTGCTCCGAATTCATTGAATGAGTATGAAGTTCTGCCTAATGGCTGTGAAGCTCACTGGGAAGTGGTAGAACGAATCCTGTTCATCTATGCCAAGCTGAATCCTGGGATCGCATATGTCCAGGGGATGAATGAAATAGTGGGGCCTCTTTACTATACCTTTGCTACAGATCCCAACAGTGACTGGAAAG AACATGCAGAAGCAGATACATTTTTCTGCTTCACCAACCTAATGGCTGAGATCCGGGACAACTTCATTAAGAGCCTGGATGATTCTCAGTGTGGCATCACTTACAAGATGGAGAAGGTTTACTCCACCCTGAAGGAGAAGGATGTGGAGCTGTACTTGAAACTG CAAGAGCAGAACATCAAGCCCCAATTCTTCGCCTTCCGTTGGCTGACGCTGCTGCTGTCCCAAGAGTTCCTGTTGCCAGACGTCATCCGTATCTGGGATTCTCTCTTTGCCGATGACAACCGCTTTGATTTTCTATTGCTTGTCTGTTGTGCCATGTTGAC ACTAATCCGAGATCAATTACTGGAAGGGGACTTCACTCTGAACATGAGGCTGCTACAG GATTATCCCATCTCTGATGTACACCTGATTCTGAAGAAAGCGAAGGAGCTTCAGGACTCCAAATAG
- the TBC1D13 gene encoding TBC1 domain family member 13 isoform X2 encodes MSLGNPRLFCRSSVNSALVILLNYLPVEKALWSTLLKKQRELYSQFLKEMIIQPGIAKANLGVSREDVTLEDHPLNPNPDSRWNTYFKDNEVLLQIDKDVRRLYPDMAFFQRPTDYPCLLILDPQNEFETLRKRVEQTTLKSQTVARNRSGVTNVSSPLKTSAPNSLNEYEVLPNGCEAHWEVVERILFIYAKLNPGIAYVQGMNEIVGPLYYTFATDPNSDWKEHAEADTFFCFTNLMAEIRDNFIKSLDDSQCGITYKMEKVYSTLKEKDVELYLKLQEQNIKPQFFAFRWLTLLLSQEFLLPDVIRIWDSLFADDNRFDFLLLVCCAMLTLIRDQLLEGDFTLNMRLLQDYPISDVHLILKKAKELQDSK; translated from the exons ATGTCCTTGGGGAACCCGAGATTGTTCTGCAGAAGCTCCGTGAACTCTGCTTTAGTG ATCCTCTTGAACTACCTCCCTGTGGAGAAGGCCTTATGGAGCACCTTGCTGAAGAAGCAGAG GGAGCTGTATTCCCAATTCCTGAAGGAAATGATTATTCAGCCTGGGATAGCGAAAGCCAACCTTGGTGTCTCCAGGGAGGATGTGACCTTAGAGGACCAT CCACTCAATCCGAACCCAGACAGCCGATGGAACACTTACTTCAAGGACAACGAAGTGCTGCTGCAGATAGACAAGGATGTCAG GAGGCTGTACCCTGATATGGCATTCTTCCAGCGCCCAACTGACTACCCTTGCTTGCTAATCCTGGACCCCCAGAATGAGTTTGAGACTCTCCGCAAGCGGGTGGAACAGACGACACTCAAGTCACAGACAGTGGCACGAAATCGGAGTGGAGTCACAAAT GTGAGTTCCCCTCTTAAAACATCTGCTCCGAATTCATTGAATGAGTATGAAGTTCTGCCTAATGGCTGTGAAGCTCACTGGGAAGTGGTAGAACGAATCCTGTTCATCTATGCCAAGCTGAATCCTGGGATCGCATATGTCCAGGGGATGAATGAAATAGTGGGGCCTCTTTACTATACCTTTGCTACAGATCCCAACAGTGACTGGAAAG AACATGCAGAAGCAGATACATTTTTCTGCTTCACCAACCTAATGGCTGAGATCCGGGACAACTTCATTAAGAGCCTGGATGATTCTCAGTGTGGCATCACTTACAAGATGGAGAAGGTTTACTCCACCCTGAAGGAGAAGGATGTGGAGCTGTACTTGAAACTG CAAGAGCAGAACATCAAGCCCCAATTCTTCGCCTTCCGTTGGCTGACGCTGCTGCTGTCCCAAGAGTTCCTGTTGCCAGACGTCATCCGTATCTGGGATTCTCTCTTTGCCGATGACAACCGCTTTGATTTTCTATTGCTTGTCTGTTGTGCCATGTTGAC ACTAATCCGAGATCAATTACTGGAAGGGGACTTCACTCTGAACATGAGGCTGCTACAG GATTATCCCATCTCTGATGTACACCTGATTCTGAAGAAAGCGAAGGAGCTTCAGGACTCCAAATAG
- the TBC1D13 gene encoding TBC1 domain family member 13 isoform X3, translated as MIIQPGIAKANLGVSREDVTLEDHPLNPNPDSRWNTYFKDNEVLLQIDKDVRRLYPDMAFFQRPTDYPCLLILDPQNEFETLRKRVEQTTLKSQTVARNRSGVTNVSSPLKTSAPNSLNEYEVLPNGCEAHWEVVERILFIYAKLNPGIAYVQGMNEIVGPLYYTFATDPNSDWKEHAEADTFFCFTNLMAEIRDNFIKSLDDSQCGITYKMEKVYSTLKEKDVELYLKLQEQNIKPQFFAFRWLTLLLSQEFLLPDVIRIWDSLFADDNRFDFLLLVCCAMLTLIRDQLLEGDFTLNMRLLQDYPISDVHLILKKAKELQDSK; from the exons ATGATTATTCAGCCTGGGATAGCGAAAGCCAACCTTGGTGTCTCCAGGGAGGATGTGACCTTAGAGGACCAT CCACTCAATCCGAACCCAGACAGCCGATGGAACACTTACTTCAAGGACAACGAAGTGCTGCTGCAGATAGACAAGGATGTCAG GAGGCTGTACCCTGATATGGCATTCTTCCAGCGCCCAACTGACTACCCTTGCTTGCTAATCCTGGACCCCCAGAATGAGTTTGAGACTCTCCGCAAGCGGGTGGAACAGACGACACTCAAGTCACAGACAGTGGCACGAAATCGGAGTGGAGTCACAAAT GTGAGTTCCCCTCTTAAAACATCTGCTCCGAATTCATTGAATGAGTATGAAGTTCTGCCTAATGGCTGTGAAGCTCACTGGGAAGTGGTAGAACGAATCCTGTTCATCTATGCCAAGCTGAATCCTGGGATCGCATATGTCCAGGGGATGAATGAAATAGTGGGGCCTCTTTACTATACCTTTGCTACAGATCCCAACAGTGACTGGAAAG AACATGCAGAAGCAGATACATTTTTCTGCTTCACCAACCTAATGGCTGAGATCCGGGACAACTTCATTAAGAGCCTGGATGATTCTCAGTGTGGCATCACTTACAAGATGGAGAAGGTTTACTCCACCCTGAAGGAGAAGGATGTGGAGCTGTACTTGAAACTG CAAGAGCAGAACATCAAGCCCCAATTCTTCGCCTTCCGTTGGCTGACGCTGCTGCTGTCCCAAGAGTTCCTGTTGCCAGACGTCATCCGTATCTGGGATTCTCTCTTTGCCGATGACAACCGCTTTGATTTTCTATTGCTTGTCTGTTGTGCCATGTTGAC ACTAATCCGAGATCAATTACTGGAAGGGGACTTCACTCTGAACATGAGGCTGCTACAG GATTATCCCATCTCTGATGTACACCTGATTCTGAAGAAAGCGAAGGAGCTTCAGGACTCCAAATAG
- the ENDOG gene encoding endonuclease G, mitochondrial, with translation MQRLRGSRWLVAGVSLAVGVGLGAALGGGRRQGGGPPAAGLLSRLPVVPVVAAADLSPPGPGGAARGELAKYGLPGLPQLRSRESYVLCYDPRSRSALWVLEQLRGAALSGPSDRAACDFQEDESVHEYHRATNADYRGSGFDRGHLAAAANHRWSQKAMQDTFYLSNVAPQVPHLNQKAWNNLEKYCRSLTKYNKNVYVCTGPLFLPRMEADGKMYIKYQVIGKNNVAVPTHFFKVLILEKLNGEIELRSYVMPNSPVEETIPLERFLVPIESIERASGLLFVPNILKRTNRLQAITAGRNS, from the exons ATGCAGCGTCTCCGGGGCAGCCGGTGGCTGGTGGCCGGGGTCTCCTtggcggtgggggtggggctgggcgcggcgctggggggcgggaggcggCAGGGCGGCGGCCCGCCCGCGGCGGGTTTGCTGAGCCGGCTGCCCGTGGTGCCGGTGGTGGCGGCCGCCGACCTCTCCCCGCCGGGGCCCGGGGGCGCGGCCCGCGGCGAGCTGGCCAAGTACGGGCTGCCGGGGCTGCCGCAGCTGCGGAGCCGCGAGTCCTACGTGCTGTGCTACGACCCGCGGAGCCGCAGCGCCCTCTGGGTGCTGGAGCAGCTGCGCGGGGCGGCGCTGAGCGGCCCCTCCGACCGCGCCGCCTGCGACTTCCAGGAGGACGAGTCGGTGCACGAGTATCACCGGGCCACCAACGCCGACTACCGGGGCAGCGGCTTCGACCGGGGCCACCTGGCGGCCGCCGCCAACCACCGGTGGAGCCAGAAGGCCATGCAGGACACCTTCTACCTCAGCAACGTGGCGCCGCAG gtTCCTCATTTGAACCAGAAAGCCTGGAATAACCTGGAGAAATACTGCAGGAGTTTAACAAAGTACAACAAGAATGTATATGTCTGCACTGGCCCACTCTTCCTACCCAG GATGGAGGCAGATGGGAAGATGTACATCAAGTACCAGGTGATTGGCAAGAACAATGTGGCAGTCCCCACGCATTTCTTCAAAGTGCTCATCCTAGAGAAGCTCAATGGAGAGATTGAGCTGCGTTCCTATGTGATGCCCAACAGCCCGGTGGAGGAGACAATCCCACTTGAACGTTTCCTGGTTCCTATTGAAAGCATCGAGCGGGCATCGGGGCTGCTGTTTGTTCCTAACATCTTGAAAAGAACAAATCGTTTACAAGCCATCACTGCTGGACGCAACAGCTGA